A window of Rhododendron vialii isolate Sample 1 chromosome 11a, ASM3025357v1 genomic DNA:
ACATACCTTAGCACTGATGGTGTAGAGGACCAACGGGTCCAAGGTGGTCACATTCAGGTGAAGGATAGTGAGGTGAAGTGTCTGAAAACCAGCAACAATTTTCGATACTTGTCGAAGGCTTTTTCTTGAAAGGATTCTTAGGTTTGCATGGGTCTCAATCAAAGTGACCTCAATGTCTGCCACTTCGGTCTTGCTCTTTGATGAGTTCTTGTTAGGGATCTGTGACAATGTGTACTGAGGGAACACAATGAATTGCGAAAATGGGGTTGAGAAGAATTCAGCGTTGGCAGCAGTGGCAGTGTCATGTGGTGGGGTTCCTCCTTTCAGCAATAAGAGTTTTTGAGCTTCAAGGGACTGCAAGAAGTGCTCAAGCTCCTTCACATATTCAATGGCACCACCCACTATGGAAGCTTGGTCACCCTGCACAACAAAGTTATTGGATTAAGTATGGGAACTTCAATTTAGTTCAACAGAGAAGGAAAGAGGGGAAAACAGTATTGGGTTACGGCCCACTGCACTTATCTAAGTACCGTTTGTATCTGTTGCCAATCGAAGCCAGAAATTAAAATGTTGGTTTCTTAGTCAAGATGATGAAGAAAGCCAATTCAATTTGGGAATCTATCAACTAATTAAAagatcattcatttttttttccacaaacgAAGATGTGTGATGCACTGACTcgaaaaatgaaattaaactTGAACTACAGCTAAAGAGAAAACCATAAAAAGAAATCCTACATCAACTAGATGGCTACTTCTATTCAGGAATGAGGTCAGTTCCATAGCCTGTATGTTTCCCCATGATTCTATGACCACTTGATTGCCTTTTGTAACGAATTATAATATACTTCAGCATTGTCCAGTAAAATTTGGTAATCTGAAAGCATGAAAATGTACACTTATAACCATGTATACTTCCAAACATAATAGTACACGCAAACAACCAACCCTTTGGACGTAAGATTCCGGCATGAGGGAGCGTAAGACGGCTAGATGCTCATTCATCAGTTTCCGGCGGTTCCGCTCCACGGCAATGTGTGTCATCCTTTGTGTCTCCGCTTCCTCCTTGTTCTTGCAAACGTTTtgtcttcttctcctcttcttccGGCCTTGCATCGCTGGATTCCTCCGCTTGCCTACAGCTTCTGGCCCCACCGGAGGGCACCGCTGCATCATAGAAGAACTGATAACCGAAGCACCGCCAAATTGTGGAGGTTTCAGACTAGTTTCCGGTAACATAGTAGTGTCAGAAGAGTCATTGCAGTCAAATTTGGATGCAAATACAGTGTCGTACATTAGGAAGTTCAAGATTTCATTGCTTGATAGTGTTTCTAAAGCCATTTCTTCTTTGTGCTATCTAATGTTGATGATAACCCCAGCATTTGTGATGCTTACAGTGACAACCCAATGCTTTTGACTTGCTCTAATTTATAGCAAATCCCATTTATCTGAGCGAGAGGGCATAATAGGTATTTTGCTTccctatccaaaaaaaaaagggactcctctctctctctctctctctctctctctctctctctcattgtttttgtaatttttcataGATGCTGTCAAGCTCATTGCAACAATTTCTGCAACGAAGAGAAGTGGGGACACAAATCAA
This region includes:
- the LOC131307795 gene encoding transcription factor bHLH71-like, whose product is MALETLSSNEILNFLMYDTVFASKFDCNDSSDTTMLPETSLKPPQFGGASVISSSMMQRCPPVGPEAVGKRRNPAMQGRKKRRRRQNVCKNKEEAETQRMTHIAVERNRRKLMNEHLAVLRSLMPESYVQRGDQASIVGGAIEYVKELEHFLQSLEAQKLLLLKGGTPPHDTATAANAEFFSTPFSQFIVFPQYTLSQIPNKNSSKSKTEVADIEVTLIETHANLRILSRKSLRQVSKIVAGFQTLHLTILHLNVTTLDPLVLYTISAKVEEGCQLKSANDIAGAVHHMLGIIEEESTLW